In Excalfactoria chinensis isolate bCotChi1 chromosome 5, bCotChi1.hap2, whole genome shotgun sequence, a single genomic region encodes these proteins:
- the MIA2 gene encoding melanoma inhibitory activity protein 2 isoform X2 — protein MSGILDHRIFLLALSFLTSLRSTKVLSEWKKCGDWECEMAMSRVQATTDYVGPDCRYLSFKTGEEIIVYSKLSRKNDNLWIGSKGKDFGYFPKDAVKVEEVLIAEEVEVLTKETDFLCLDGDADVFENEDSALHYHNKESEYSSSDAESELQETEPLKHLGDSIQNEETIESAFGNGSKESQSQESASKKLVSENENRNEDVEQPELQNSLPLEPVPTQSSWVVSDIAGWFATGSKNDEETLEAVNEPSEENSYQGRKIAVTADNDLEEPNDQEEPEPAASGWLQSGLTDFLYFGKENVNVGLESENNVEIHDVSSVDAHSYNEHETAVTELVTEKEQNSESQESTSNWFSLGLSDVLSFGQAEKNTVATEDHANKDREDDASKNEEIQTLNQQDVSYAQEVIDSNSNMPNAREITASVYTLNDTKDISSNTGSSSDKLIGDKEDPVDPCSSEQDVASVSQLLKNTAERNPESERSYGQPGAGSKRRLLEEKAGDKYEMDAPIDSEQHSEETVIPSVNSEEKMPSLVADFQHDAENPSSDNIFQVQNYIPDNDGGWINQILLCLSAFEMGELVKSVFSAITSIIKEAVASLPEDMRPEPDLFGFSWELVIAVSIVGAFTIFLFLYRSYQSVRSRLYAGREKRLANKIAELVEEKCKILEKLSLSKKELEDLELSLKDDSLMKGSDASLFEETREKLNKSNLELNQEIENLEKELEGEKSKQAENDKLVAEIQERLESLEKESKSIQSQVAEAKSTLKVYQINTERLKTSLQDAIDENRQLQESEKQLLQEAEGWGERFSELNEQTKMFESSKADTEEVLKDKESRVKSLTQYLLKMKDWSSAVRDDDDTEDNHWDTDLKGETENGEHLDDQQKRTIKKLIYAAKLNACLKTMETERDQIYSKLSDESKAKGELTERIENLQSEQVSLQSENERLESEVQKLQQKLKVMTELYQENEMKLHRKLTVEERERLQKEEKLSKVDEKITHAAEELSSYRERAKDLEEELERTIRSYENQITSHEKKAHDNWLTARAAERQLNDIRKENAHNRQKLTEAEFKLDLLEKDPYALDVPVRPFRGSRGPGSTVMYEASNERGDMSSDRLTDPHRPPSDTGSLSPPWDRERRIILPPSGEPYTDSVLPPRRQERFFPNPPNTGRLSGPAELRTYNMQSFEKTDGQMSSENSPLTEPSGNEMKDHPNLSNSLPDQLLASESEAVGSGFAHPPFPPVRPPMMPMDPRGPFMGQPPFPPRPPAGIYGPRECFPVRDLGLPRPPLPMRNPFPMRSFPHYPPQRPEFLPPPPPPENRIESPQSKTSATEQPEPQQET, from the exons ATGTCAGGGATATTGGATCACAGAATTTTCCTGCTGGCACTTTCATTTTTGACAAGCCTACGGAGTACAAAGGTACTTTCAGAATGGAAGAAATGTGGTGACTGGGAATGCGAGA TGGCAATGAGCAGAGTTCAAGCCACTACAGACTATGTGGGACCTGATTGCCGGTATCTGAGCTTCAAAACAGGGGAGGAGATAATTGTATACTCCAAACTTTCCAGGAAAAATGACAATTTGTGGATAGGAAGT aaaggaaaagattttggATATTTCCCAAAAGATGCCGTGAAGGTTGAGGAAGTTTTAATTGCAGAAGAAGTTGAAGTACTCACTAAG gaaacTGATTTCCTTTGTCTTGATGGTGATGCGGATGTTTTTGAAAACGAAGACAGTGCATTACATTATCATAACAAAGAAAGTGAATATTCATCATCTGATGCAGAATCAGAGCTGCAAGAAACTGAACCCTTAAAGCATTTAGGAGACTCCAtccaaaatgaagaaacaattgAATCAGCTTTTGGAAATGGTTCCAAAGAATCTCAGAGTCAGGAGTCTGCAAGCAAAAAATTGGTTagtgaaaatgagaacagaaatgaagatgttgaacagcCAGAACTCCAAAACAGTCTCCCATTGGAGCCCGTTCCAACTCAGTCTAGTTGGGTGGTTTCTGACATTGCAGGGTGGTTTGCCACAGGAAGTAAAAATGATGAAGAGACCTTAGAAGCCGTTAATGaaccttcagaagaaaacagttatCAAGGCAGAAAAATAGCAGTAACAGCTGACAATGACTTAGAGGAGCCAAATGATCAGGAGGAGCCAGAGCCCGCAGCATCTGGTTGGCTTCAGAGTGGACTGACggattttctgtattttggtaAAGAGAATGTGAATGTTGGTTTGGAATCAGAAAATAATGTAGAAATCCATGATGTTTCTAGTGTGGATGCTCACTCCTACAACGAACATGAAACAGCAGTCACAGAGTTagtgacagaaaaagaacaaaatagtGAGAGTCAAGAATCCACATCAAATTGGTTTAGTTTGGGTTTAAGCGATGTTCTAAGTTTTGGGCAGGCTGAGAAAAATACAGTTGCTACAGAAGACCATGCAAACAAAGATAGAGAAGATGATGCAAGtaagaatgaagaaatacagACTTTAAACCAGCAAGATGTGAGTTACGCACAAGAAGTAATAGATTCAAACAGCAACATGCCAAATGCCAGGGAGATAACAGCAAGTGTGTATACTCTTAATGACACCAAAGACATCTCAAGCAACACGGGATCATCTTCTGATAAATTAATAGGTGACAAAGAAGATCCAGTTGACCCCTGCAGTTCAGAACAAGATGTGGCATCAGTAAGTCAACTGctaaaaaacactgcagaaagaaatccaGAGTCAGAAAGGAGCTACGGCCAGCCAG gagcaggcagtAAAAGAAggctgctggaagaaaaggcAGGGGATAAATATGAAATGGATGCACCTATTGACAGTGAGCAACATTCAGAAGAGACAGTCATTCCTTCAgtaaattctgaagaaaaaatgccAAGCTTAGTAGCTGATTTTCAACATGATGCTGAAAATCCTTCCTCGGATAACATCTTCCAAGTTCAGAACTACATTCCAGATAATG ATGGAGGCTGGATAAATCAGATACTTCTGTGCCTGAGCGCTTTTGAGATGGGGGAACTGGTAAAGTCTGTTTTTTCAGCAATTACAAGTATTATCAAAGAG GCTGTGGCATCGCTGCCTGAAGACATGAGACCCGAACCTGATCTCTTTGGTTTCTCTTGGGAACTAGTGATTGCTGTCAGCATTGTTGGAGCCTTCACAATTTTCCTGTTCCTGTATAGAAGTTATCAGTCA gttAGAAGTCGACTTTATGCAG GAAGGGAAAAACGGCTTGCCAATAAAATTGCTGAACTAGttgaagagaaatgcaaaattctTGAGAAACTCAGCCTTAGCAAAAAAGAG TTGGAAGATTTAGAATTGTCTCTAAAGGATGACAGCCTTATGAAAGGATCAGATGCATCTCTTTTTGAG GAAACACgtgaaaaactgaacaaatcGAACTTGGAACTCAACCAAGAAATAGAGAATCTGGAAAAGgaactggaaggagaaaaatccaagcaagcagaaaatgatAAATTG GTGGCTGAAATTCAGGAACGACTGGAATCTTTGGAGAAGGAATCAAAATCTATCCAGTCACAAGTTGCTGAG gCCAAGTCTACCCTAAAAGTCTATCAGATTAATACAGAGAGACTCAAGACATCTCTTCAAGACGCAATAGATGAAAACCGTCAGCTTCAGGAGAGTGAGAAACAG CTTTtacaagaagcagaaggatggggTGAACGATTTAGTGAACTAAATGAACAAACCAAGATGTTTGAATCGTCTAAAGCAGATACAGAAGAAGTATTGAAGGATAAAGAGAGTCGAGTCAAG TCACTGACACAGTACTTGTTAAAGATGAAAGACTGGAGTTCAGCAGTCAGAGATGATGATGACACTGAAGATAACCACTGGGACACCGATTTAAAGGGTGAAACAGAAAATGGGGAGCATTTAG ATGATCAGCAAAAACGAACCATAAAGAAATTGATCTATGCTGCAAAG TTAAATGCTTGTTTAAAGACcatggaaacagaaagagatcaaatatattcaaaactgTCTGATGAAAGTAAAGCTAAGGGAGAACTTACAG AGCGTATAGAAAACCTCCAAAGTGAACAAGTTTCCTTACAGTCTGAAAACGAACGTTTGGAAAGTGAAGTTCAAAAGCTTCAGCAGAAACTTAAAGTTATGACTGAGCTTtatcaagaaaatgaaatgaaactacACAG GAAACTGACAGTAGAAGAGAGAGAACGCctacaaaaagaagaaaagctttctaaAGTAGATGAGAAAATTACTCATGCTGCTGAAGAACTGAGCAGCTACAG AGAGCGAGCGAAAGATCTGGAAGAAGAGCTGGAACGAACCATTCGCTCTTATGAGAATCAG attaCTTCACACGAGAAGAAAGCTCATGATAATTGG CTGACAGCTCGTGCAGCTGAGAGACAACTCAACgatataagaaaagaaaacgCTCATAACAGACAAAA ATTAACTGAAGCAGAATTTAAACTTGACCTTTTAGAAAAAGATCCCTATGCTCTTGATGTTCCAGTCAGACCATTCAGAG GATCTAGAGGACCAGGATCTACTGTCATGTATGAAGCCAGTAATGAACGAGGAGACATGAGTTCTGATAGATTAACTGATCCCCACAGACCACCATCAGATACTGGATCCCTGTCTCCTCCCTGGGACAGAGAACGCAGGATAATTCTGCCTCCATCAG GTGAGCCTTATACTGATTCAGTTCTTCCTCCTCGAAGACAAGAAAGATTCTTCCCTAATCCTCCAAATACTGGAAGACTTTCTGGACCAGCAGAGCTGCGGACTTACAATATGCAGTCTTTTGAGAAGACAG ATGGTCAGATGTCTTCAGAAAATAGCCCGCTGACAGAACCGAGTGGAAATGAGATGAAAGATCATCCTAATCTTAGT AACTCTCTCCCTGATCAGCTGCTGGCA
- the MIA2 gene encoding melanoma inhibitory activity protein 2 isoform X1, producing MSGILDHRIFLLALSFLTSLRSTKVLSEWKKCGDWECEMAMSRVQATTDYVGPDCRYLSFKTGEEIIVYSKLSRKNDNLWIGSKGKDFGYFPKDAVKVEEVLIAEEVEVLTKETDFLCLDGDADVFENEDSALHYHNKESEYSSSDAESELQETEPLKHLGDSIQNEETIESAFGNGSKESQSQESASKKLVSENENRNEDVEQPELQNSLPLEPVPTQSSWVVSDIAGWFATGSKNDEETLEAVNEPSEENSYQGRKIAVTADNDLEEPNDQEEPEPAASGWLQSGLTDFLYFGKENVNVGLESENNVEIHDVSSVDAHSYNEHETAVTELVTEKEQNSESQESTSNWFSLGLSDVLSFGQAEKNTVATEDHANKDREDDASKNEEIQTLNQQDVSYAQEVIDSNSNMPNAREITASVYTLNDTKDISSNTGSSSDKLIGDKEDPVDPCSSEQDVASVSQLLKNTAERNPESERSYGQPGAGSKRRLLEEKAGDKYEMDAPIDSEQHSEETVIPSVNSEEKMPSLVADFQHDAENPSSDNIFQVQNYIPDNDGGWINQILLCLSAFEMGELVKSVFSAITSIIKEAVASLPEDMRPEPDLFGFSWELVIAVSIVGAFTIFLFLYRSYQSVRSRLYAGREKRLANKIAELVEEKCKILEKLSLSKKELEDLELSLKDDSLMKGSDASLFEETREKLNKSNLELNQEIENLEKELEGEKSKQAENDKLVAEIQERLESLEKESKSIQSQVAEAKSTLKVYQINTERLKTSLQDAIDENRQLQESEKQLLQEAEGWGERFSELNEQTKMFESSKADTEEVLKDKESRVKSLTQYLLKMKDWSSAVRDDDDTEDNHWDTDLKGETENGEHLDDQQKRTIKKLIYAAKLNACLKTMETERDQIYSKLSDESKAKGELTERIENLQSEQVSLQSENERLESEVQKLQQKLKVMTELYQENEMKLHRKLTVEERERLQKEEKLSKVDEKITHAAEELSSYRERAKDLEEELERTIRSYENQITSHEKKAHDNWLTARAAERQLNDIRKENAHNRQKLTEAEFKLDLLEKDPYALDVPVRPFREHSPYGPSPMGRPSSETRAFLSPPTLLEGPLRLSPMLPGAGGGRGSRGPGSTVMYEASNERGDMSSDRLTDPHRPPSDTGSLSPPWDRERRIILPPSGEPYTDSVLPPRRQERFFPNPPNTGRLSGPAELRTYNMQSFEKTDGQMSSENSPLTEPSGNEMKDHPNLSNSLPDQLLASESEAVGSGFAHPPFPPVRPPMMPMDPRGPFMGQPPFPPRPPAGIYGPRECFPVRDLGLPRPPLPMRNPFPMRSFPHYPPQRPEFLPPPPPPENRIESPQSKTSATEQPEPQQET from the exons ATGTCAGGGATATTGGATCACAGAATTTTCCTGCTGGCACTTTCATTTTTGACAAGCCTACGGAGTACAAAGGTACTTTCAGAATGGAAGAAATGTGGTGACTGGGAATGCGAGA TGGCAATGAGCAGAGTTCAAGCCACTACAGACTATGTGGGACCTGATTGCCGGTATCTGAGCTTCAAAACAGGGGAGGAGATAATTGTATACTCCAAACTTTCCAGGAAAAATGACAATTTGTGGATAGGAAGT aaaggaaaagattttggATATTTCCCAAAAGATGCCGTGAAGGTTGAGGAAGTTTTAATTGCAGAAGAAGTTGAAGTACTCACTAAG gaaacTGATTTCCTTTGTCTTGATGGTGATGCGGATGTTTTTGAAAACGAAGACAGTGCATTACATTATCATAACAAAGAAAGTGAATATTCATCATCTGATGCAGAATCAGAGCTGCAAGAAACTGAACCCTTAAAGCATTTAGGAGACTCCAtccaaaatgaagaaacaattgAATCAGCTTTTGGAAATGGTTCCAAAGAATCTCAGAGTCAGGAGTCTGCAAGCAAAAAATTGGTTagtgaaaatgagaacagaaatgaagatgttgaacagcCAGAACTCCAAAACAGTCTCCCATTGGAGCCCGTTCCAACTCAGTCTAGTTGGGTGGTTTCTGACATTGCAGGGTGGTTTGCCACAGGAAGTAAAAATGATGAAGAGACCTTAGAAGCCGTTAATGaaccttcagaagaaaacagttatCAAGGCAGAAAAATAGCAGTAACAGCTGACAATGACTTAGAGGAGCCAAATGATCAGGAGGAGCCAGAGCCCGCAGCATCTGGTTGGCTTCAGAGTGGACTGACggattttctgtattttggtaAAGAGAATGTGAATGTTGGTTTGGAATCAGAAAATAATGTAGAAATCCATGATGTTTCTAGTGTGGATGCTCACTCCTACAACGAACATGAAACAGCAGTCACAGAGTTagtgacagaaaaagaacaaaatagtGAGAGTCAAGAATCCACATCAAATTGGTTTAGTTTGGGTTTAAGCGATGTTCTAAGTTTTGGGCAGGCTGAGAAAAATACAGTTGCTACAGAAGACCATGCAAACAAAGATAGAGAAGATGATGCAAGtaagaatgaagaaatacagACTTTAAACCAGCAAGATGTGAGTTACGCACAAGAAGTAATAGATTCAAACAGCAACATGCCAAATGCCAGGGAGATAACAGCAAGTGTGTATACTCTTAATGACACCAAAGACATCTCAAGCAACACGGGATCATCTTCTGATAAATTAATAGGTGACAAAGAAGATCCAGTTGACCCCTGCAGTTCAGAACAAGATGTGGCATCAGTAAGTCAACTGctaaaaaacactgcagaaagaaatccaGAGTCAGAAAGGAGCTACGGCCAGCCAG gagcaggcagtAAAAGAAggctgctggaagaaaaggcAGGGGATAAATATGAAATGGATGCACCTATTGACAGTGAGCAACATTCAGAAGAGACAGTCATTCCTTCAgtaaattctgaagaaaaaatgccAAGCTTAGTAGCTGATTTTCAACATGATGCTGAAAATCCTTCCTCGGATAACATCTTCCAAGTTCAGAACTACATTCCAGATAATG ATGGAGGCTGGATAAATCAGATACTTCTGTGCCTGAGCGCTTTTGAGATGGGGGAACTGGTAAAGTCTGTTTTTTCAGCAATTACAAGTATTATCAAAGAG GCTGTGGCATCGCTGCCTGAAGACATGAGACCCGAACCTGATCTCTTTGGTTTCTCTTGGGAACTAGTGATTGCTGTCAGCATTGTTGGAGCCTTCACAATTTTCCTGTTCCTGTATAGAAGTTATCAGTCA gttAGAAGTCGACTTTATGCAG GAAGGGAAAAACGGCTTGCCAATAAAATTGCTGAACTAGttgaagagaaatgcaaaattctTGAGAAACTCAGCCTTAGCAAAAAAGAG TTGGAAGATTTAGAATTGTCTCTAAAGGATGACAGCCTTATGAAAGGATCAGATGCATCTCTTTTTGAG GAAACACgtgaaaaactgaacaaatcGAACTTGGAACTCAACCAAGAAATAGAGAATCTGGAAAAGgaactggaaggagaaaaatccaagcaagcagaaaatgatAAATTG GTGGCTGAAATTCAGGAACGACTGGAATCTTTGGAGAAGGAATCAAAATCTATCCAGTCACAAGTTGCTGAG gCCAAGTCTACCCTAAAAGTCTATCAGATTAATACAGAGAGACTCAAGACATCTCTTCAAGACGCAATAGATGAAAACCGTCAGCTTCAGGAGAGTGAGAAACAG CTTTtacaagaagcagaaggatggggTGAACGATTTAGTGAACTAAATGAACAAACCAAGATGTTTGAATCGTCTAAAGCAGATACAGAAGAAGTATTGAAGGATAAAGAGAGTCGAGTCAAG TCACTGACACAGTACTTGTTAAAGATGAAAGACTGGAGTTCAGCAGTCAGAGATGATGATGACACTGAAGATAACCACTGGGACACCGATTTAAAGGGTGAAACAGAAAATGGGGAGCATTTAG ATGATCAGCAAAAACGAACCATAAAGAAATTGATCTATGCTGCAAAG TTAAATGCTTGTTTAAAGACcatggaaacagaaagagatcaaatatattcaaaactgTCTGATGAAAGTAAAGCTAAGGGAGAACTTACAG AGCGTATAGAAAACCTCCAAAGTGAACAAGTTTCCTTACAGTCTGAAAACGAACGTTTGGAAAGTGAAGTTCAAAAGCTTCAGCAGAAACTTAAAGTTATGACTGAGCTTtatcaagaaaatgaaatgaaactacACAG GAAACTGACAGTAGAAGAGAGAGAACGCctacaaaaagaagaaaagctttctaaAGTAGATGAGAAAATTACTCATGCTGCTGAAGAACTGAGCAGCTACAG AGAGCGAGCGAAAGATCTGGAAGAAGAGCTGGAACGAACCATTCGCTCTTATGAGAATCAG attaCTTCACACGAGAAGAAAGCTCATGATAATTGG CTGACAGCTCGTGCAGCTGAGAGACAACTCAACgatataagaaaagaaaacgCTCATAACAGACAAAA ATTAACTGAAGCAGAATTTAAACTTGACCTTTTAGAAAAAGATCCCTATGCTCTTGATGTTCCAGTCAGACCATTCAGAG AGCATTCCCCATATGGACCCTCACCAATGGGCCGGCCTTCATCTGAAAcaagagcttttctttcccctccaaCTTTATTGGAGGGTCCTTTAAGGCTTTCACCTATGCTTCCaggtgcaggaggaggaagag GATCTAGAGGACCAGGATCTACTGTCATGTATGAAGCCAGTAATGAACGAGGAGACATGAGTTCTGATAGATTAACTGATCCCCACAGACCACCATCAGATACTGGATCCCTGTCTCCTCCCTGGGACAGAGAACGCAGGATAATTCTGCCTCCATCAG GTGAGCCTTATACTGATTCAGTTCTTCCTCCTCGAAGACAAGAAAGATTCTTCCCTAATCCTCCAAATACTGGAAGACTTTCTGGACCAGCAGAGCTGCGGACTTACAATATGCAGTCTTTTGAGAAGACAG ATGGTCAGATGTCTTCAGAAAATAGCCCGCTGACAGAACCGAGTGGAAATGAGATGAAAGATCATCCTAATCTTAGT AACTCTCTCCCTGATCAGCTGCTGGCA